In one window of Dyella thiooxydans DNA:
- a CDS encoding glycoside hydrolase family 43 protein: MPHNLAARAALLAALATPAVAAGGTAPTFGNPLFAGGDPWVTRVDGVYYYSASNCGVADLCIKRSRSLSGLADAPWIGVWSHASDSDPNAHEVWAPELHHLDGRWYIYYAADDGSNEHHRLYVLVANSPEGPYRPAATGRPFGELLESTGHWAIDPDVFTAADGKRYLTWSCTDHDDSTFPQRICLAALRDPAHVSSRTVALSAPTEPWETRGKPIQEGPVGYTRDGHSYITYSASASWIPDDYAVGLLSLQPGRSPLSAASWTKSGPIFDRHGTVYGPGSVVFVPSPDGTQWWNFYHAIERLDCDPAYHCRDIRMQPMHFQADGAPVLGVPVDAETTLPRPSGDDPHRHEH; this comes from the coding sequence ATGCCGCACAACCTGGCCGCTCGCGCAGCCCTGCTGGCCGCACTGGCGACTCCCGCGGTCGCCGCCGGCGGCACTGCGCCTACCTTCGGCAACCCGCTGTTCGCTGGCGGCGATCCCTGGGTCACCCGCGTCGATGGGGTGTACTACTACTCGGCGTCCAACTGCGGCGTGGCCGACCTGTGCATCAAGCGATCGCGCAGCCTGTCCGGTCTGGCCGATGCACCGTGGATCGGCGTGTGGAGCCACGCCAGCGACAGCGACCCGAACGCCCATGAGGTATGGGCGCCGGAACTGCATCACCTCGACGGACGCTGGTACATCTATTACGCCGCCGACGATGGCTCGAACGAACACCACCGCCTGTACGTACTGGTGGCGAACTCGCCCGAAGGTCCCTATCGGCCTGCCGCCACCGGCAGACCGTTCGGCGAGTTGCTAGAAAGCACCGGCCACTGGGCAATCGACCCAGACGTGTTCACCGCGGCGGATGGCAAGCGCTACCTGACCTGGTCGTGCACCGATCACGACGACTCCACCTTTCCGCAGCGGATCTGCCTGGCGGCGCTGCGCGACCCCGCACACGTCAGCAGTCGGACGGTGGCGCTGTCCGCGCCGACCGAGCCGTGGGAAACCCGCGGCAAGCCGATCCAGGAGGGGCCGGTCGGCTACACCCGCGACGGCCACAGCTACATCACCTATTCCGCTAGCGCCAGCTGGATTCCGGACGACTATGCGGTGGGCTTGCTGAGCCTTCAGCCCGGCCGCTCGCCATTGAGTGCGGCGTCCTGGACCAAGTCCGGGCCGATTTTCGATCGCCACGGCACGGTGTACGGCCCAGGTTCGGTGGTGTTCGTACCGTCACCGGACGGAACGCAGTGGTGGAACTTCTACCACGCGATCGAGCGGCTGGATTGCGACCCGGCCTACCACTGCCGCGACATACGCATGCAACCGATGCATTTCCAGGCCGATGGCGCACCCGTGCTTGGCGTGCCGGTGGATGCCGAAACGACCTTGCCGCGGCCATCGGGCGACGATCCGCACAGGCATGAACACTGA
- a CDS encoding SGNH/GDSL hydrolase family protein, translated as MAHAHDAGSWHTVWAAAMVRSPVPASDVRPTAMTAPRLQRQTLRQMVLLSAGGSRTRIRISNTFGTHPLHIDAASVGRSAAADVTGRLDPASLHALRFSGHVDLVIPAGAVRYSDPLDFPVRSGESLGISIYVGGTAVPSTWHVDALRTNLISAPGDYTGKAAMPVATTTGATLWLSGVEVQAKAPLPVLVALGDSITNGFRSTLGASQGYPEQLARRLRARGEACHVAVVNAGIDGNEISDRDGGYGPGEGMATRFDRDVLGQQGVRFVLLLGGVNDIGETTMALRSQGKTLDGQAVATNVIAAEQQIIGRAHAAGLRIFGATILPFEGTRGAYSSAGERARKQVNDWILHRADFDGVVDFDAALRDPSHPARMRPDLDSGDHIHPNDKGYASMAAAVPAIWLGCPP; from the coding sequence ATGGCGCATGCGCATGACGCCGGCAGTTGGCATACGGTCTGGGCAGCCGCCATGGTGCGTTCGCCGGTACCGGCCAGCGACGTGCGCCCAACAGCGATGACGGCGCCGCGGCTGCAAAGGCAGACGCTGCGGCAGATGGTGCTGTTGAGCGCCGGCGGCTCGCGCACCCGCATCCGCATTTCCAATACGTTCGGTACGCATCCACTGCACATCGACGCGGCCAGCGTGGGGCGGTCCGCAGCCGCCGACGTGACCGGACGCCTGGATCCTGCCAGCCTGCACGCCTTGCGCTTCAGCGGTCATGTCGACCTGGTGATACCGGCCGGTGCCGTGCGTTACAGCGATCCGCTCGATTTCCCGGTGCGCAGCGGGGAAAGCCTGGGCATCAGCATATACGTCGGCGGCACGGCAGTGCCCAGTACATGGCATGTCGATGCGTTGCGCACCAACCTGATTTCCGCCCCGGGCGACTACACCGGGAAGGCCGCCATGCCGGTGGCCACCACCACCGGCGCCACACTGTGGCTTTCAGGCGTGGAGGTGCAGGCGAAAGCACCCTTGCCGGTACTGGTGGCCCTGGGCGACTCCATCACCAACGGCTTCCGCTCCACTCTTGGCGCATCGCAGGGCTACCCCGAACAACTGGCGCGTCGCCTTCGCGCCCGGGGCGAGGCCTGCCATGTCGCGGTGGTAAATGCCGGTATCGACGGCAACGAAATATCTGACCGAGACGGCGGCTACGGCCCTGGCGAAGGCATGGCCACGCGCTTCGACCGCGATGTACTCGGCCAGCAAGGCGTGCGCTTCGTGCTGTTGCTTGGCGGTGTCAACGACATCGGCGAAACCACCATGGCCCTGCGTTCGCAGGGCAAGACGCTCGACGGCCAAGCCGTCGCAACCAATGTCATCGCCGCCGAGCAGCAGATCATCGGCAGGGCGCATGCCGCCGGCTTGCGTATCTTCGGGGCGACGATCCTGCCCTTCGAGGGAACCCGGGGCGCGTACTCGTCGGCGGGTGAGCGGGCGCGGAAGCAGGTGAACGATTGGATCCTCCACCGCGCGGACTTCGACGGTGTCGTTGATTTCGATGCGGCGCTGCGCGACCCCTCGCATCCCGCCCGTATGCGCCCCGATCTCGACAGCGGCGATCACATCCATCCGAACGACAAGGGCTATGCCTCGATGGCGGCAGCGGTACCTGCCATATGGCTCGGCTGCCCGCCCTGA
- a CDS encoding SDR family NAD(P)-dependent oxidoreductase — MSSFASYPSLVDRSVLITGGASGIGAGFVEHFARQGARVAFLDVDDAGARQVLAGLADVPHAPVYLHCDLTDVGALQAAVATARTHIGPITVLVNNAANDVRHALAEIDVAGFERNVAVNLRHQVFATQAVLPDMQALGGGSIICLGSTGWMKKNGGYPLYAMAKAAVRGFVNGMARELGRQHIRINGLIPGWVITEKQRALWLDAEGEAEIRRVQCMPGYLMADDLARMALFLAADDSRMCTGQDFIVDGGWV, encoded by the coding sequence ATGTCCTCCTTTGCTTCGTATCCCAGCCTGGTCGATCGCAGCGTGCTGATCACCGGCGGCGCCAGTGGCATCGGCGCCGGCTTCGTCGAACATTTCGCCCGCCAGGGCGCGCGCGTGGCCTTCCTCGATGTCGACGACGCCGGCGCGCGACAGGTGCTGGCCGGCCTGGCCGACGTGCCGCACGCACCGGTCTACCTGCACTGCGACCTCACCGACGTGGGCGCGCTGCAGGCTGCGGTCGCCACGGCACGCACGCACATCGGGCCGATCACGGTGCTGGTCAACAACGCCGCCAACGACGTGCGTCACGCACTGGCCGAGATCGACGTGGCCGGCTTCGAGCGCAACGTGGCGGTGAACCTGCGCCACCAGGTGTTCGCCACGCAGGCGGTGCTGCCGGACATGCAGGCGCTGGGCGGCGGCTCGATCATCTGCCTGGGCTCCACCGGCTGGATGAAGAAGAACGGCGGCTACCCGCTGTACGCGATGGCCAAGGCGGCCGTGCGCGGCTTCGTCAACGGCATGGCGCGCGAGCTGGGCCGGCAGCACATCCGCATCAACGGGCTGATCCCCGGCTGGGTGATCACCGAGAAGCAGCGCGCGCTGTGGCTGGATGCCGAGGGCGAGGCCGAGATCCGCCGCGTGCAGTGCATGCCGGGCTACCTGATGGCCGACGACCTGGCGCGCATGGCGCTGTTCCTCGCCGCCGACGACAGCCGCATGTGCACCGGCCAGGATTTCATCGTGGACGGCGGATGGGTATGA
- a CDS encoding SMP-30/gluconolactonase/LRE family protein has protein sequence MSGVRLLPAMQPVMDVGNTLGEGIVWCDRAQSLFWTDIPQATLYRWHPDSDTLQTWAMPERLASFALCEDDGWLLLALASRLAFFRLDDGHLEPLHAVEPGMATRSNDGGCDRQGRFVFGTLHEPTSGAKQAVGGFWRLDAALALEKLDLPGVAISNSIAFSPDGGTMYFCDSLTRQIHCCDYGDTLGPPRLFARVDGDTGEPDGSCVDAEGNLWSAQWGRGRVVCYTPDGAVLRVLPLPASQPTRAAFGGAQLDTLYVTSAREGLSDATLIAEPRAGALFRSRVGAQGLREPRFAGRPGALAASG, from the coding sequence ATGAGCGGGGTACGGCTGCTGCCCGCGATGCAGCCGGTGATGGATGTCGGCAACACGCTGGGCGAGGGCATCGTCTGGTGCGACCGCGCGCAGTCGCTGTTCTGGACCGACATCCCGCAGGCCACGCTGTACCGCTGGCATCCCGACAGCGACACCCTGCAGACCTGGGCGATGCCCGAGCGGCTGGCCTCGTTCGCATTGTGCGAGGACGACGGCTGGCTGCTGCTGGCGCTCGCTTCGCGGCTGGCGTTCTTCCGCCTGGACGACGGCCATCTCGAGCCGCTGCACGCCGTCGAGCCCGGCATGGCCACGCGCAGCAACGACGGCGGCTGCGACCGCCAGGGCCGCTTCGTGTTCGGCACGCTGCATGAGCCGACGTCCGGCGCCAAGCAAGCGGTCGGTGGCTTCTGGCGACTGGATGCGGCGCTGGCGCTGGAGAAGCTGGACCTGCCCGGCGTGGCGATCAGCAACTCCATCGCCTTCAGTCCCGACGGCGGGACCATGTACTTCTGCGACTCGCTGACCCGGCAGATCCACTGCTGCGACTACGGCGACACATTGGGTCCGCCGCGCCTGTTCGCCCGCGTCGACGGTGACACCGGCGAGCCCGACGGCTCCTGCGTGGACGCCGAGGGCAACCTGTGGAGCGCGCAGTGGGGACGCGGCCGGGTGGTCTGCTACACGCCGGATGGTGCAGTGCTCCGTGTGCTGCCGCTTCCGGCAAGCCAACCTACCCGGGCGGCTTTCGGCGGTGCGCAACTGGACACGCTGTACGTCACCAGTGCCCGCGAAGGTCTCTCCGACGCCACGCTGATCGCCGAGCCCCGGGCCGGCGCCCTGTTTCGTTCGCGCGTCGGCGCGCAGGGACTGCGCGAACCCCGTTTTGCCGGTCGCCCCGGGGCACTTGCCGCCTCCGGTTGA
- a CDS encoding glycoside hydrolase family 43 protein, with amino-acid sequence MARVTAVRRLLASLLAVTLPLLAAPAAGAATTPPAGETYTNPLLPSGPDPWVVQRDGVYYYMNTEGDRIALRKTRDLARLAEAPPITVWTPPHDGPGSFALWAPELHWLAGKWYLYYTASVRGHDDDAHRRIYVLENGAADPTTGTWVSKGALATERPGIDGTVFALKDQLYFVYSPYVGDHSDLVISRMANPWTLTGPQVDIAHPTHTWEMQGGRKILEGPEFLQGPSGKLFLTYSGSACWSDDYALGLLSAAAGADPMDPAAWHKSPRPVFAKSVKHGVYATGHNGFFQAPDGQDWIIYHANSGPGMKCTAKRAPHIQPFRWRKDGTPDFGVPAKEGVPLPAPATKAATP; translated from the coding sequence ATGGCGCGGGTGACGGCGGTGCGACGCCTGCTGGCGAGCCTGCTCGCCGTCACCCTGCCGCTGCTGGCGGCCCCGGCGGCGGGGGCGGCAACAACCCCGCCAGCCGGCGAGACCTACACCAACCCGTTGCTCCCGTCCGGGCCCGACCCGTGGGTGGTGCAGCGCGATGGCGTGTACTACTACATGAACACCGAGGGTGACCGCATCGCCCTGCGCAAGACCCGCGACCTCGCCCGGCTGGCCGAGGCCCCGCCGATCACGGTGTGGACCCCGCCGCACGACGGCCCCGGCTCGTTCGCACTGTGGGCACCGGAGCTGCACTGGCTCGCCGGCAAGTGGTACCTCTACTACACGGCCTCGGTACGCGGCCACGATGACGATGCGCATCGCCGCATCTATGTGCTGGAGAACGGTGCTGCCGACCCGACCACCGGTACCTGGGTGTCGAAGGGCGCGCTGGCCACCGAGCGTCCCGGCATCGACGGCACGGTGTTCGCGCTCAAGGACCAGCTGTATTTCGTCTACTCGCCCTACGTCGGCGACCACAGCGACCTGGTGATCTCGCGCATGGCCAACCCGTGGACGCTGACCGGTCCGCAGGTCGACATCGCGCACCCGACCCACACGTGGGAGATGCAGGGCGGCCGCAAGATCCTCGAGGGGCCGGAGTTCCTCCAGGGACCGAGCGGCAAGCTGTTCCTCACCTATTCGGGCAGTGCCTGCTGGTCGGACGACTATGCACTGGGCCTGCTCAGCGCCGCGGCCGGCGCCGACCCGATGGACCCCGCGGCCTGGCACAAGTCGCCCCGGCCGGTGTTCGCCAAATCGGTGAAGCACGGCGTCTACGCCACCGGCCACAATGGCTTCTTCCAGGCACCGGACGGGCAGGACTGGATCATCTATCACGCCAACAGCGGCCCCGGCATGAAGTGCACCGCGAAGCGCGCGCCGCACATCCAGCCGTTCCGCTGGCGCAAGGACGGCACGCCCGATTTCGGCGTGCCGGCGAAAGAGGGAGTGCCGCTGCCGGCACCGGCAACAAAGGCGGCGACGCCGTAG
- a CDS encoding sugar porter family MFS transporter: MNSVAQPAVGHSKATAIFVCILAALAGLMFGLDIGVISGAQQFIQKEFAVSDSTIGLIVSFMMIGAAVGAMVAGWLSGHLGRKRSLILGAVLFVAGSILCGMAWNPEVLIVGRFILGVAIGLASFTAPLYLAEIAPEQIRGAMISLYQLMITIGILVAFLSDTAFSYSGNWRWMLGIIAVPGALFLLGVFFLPYSPRWLMMRGRRAEAEQVLLKLRGNPVEINKELSDIEEQLKVPQRGVHMFFQNANFRRSVGLGVLLQVMQQLTGMNVVMYYAPRIFEGMGYNTESQLWFTAIVGLVNVLATFIAIAFVDRLGRKPILYAGFVVMTIGLGVVGTMMHLGIHTHAEQFFTVAMLLIFIVGFAMSAGPLIWTLCSEIQPLKGRDFGIGCSTLTNWVANAIVGWSFLPLLNGIGEARTFWLYAAFNAVFIVFTFWLVPETKGATLEEIERNLMAGKRLREIGR; encoded by the coding sequence ATGAATTCCGTTGCCCAACCTGCCGTCGGTCATTCCAAGGCCACTGCCATCTTCGTCTGTATCCTTGCCGCCCTTGCGGGCCTGATGTTCGGTCTGGATATCGGTGTGATCTCCGGCGCCCAGCAATTCATCCAGAAGGAATTCGCCGTCAGCGATTCCACCATCGGCCTGATCGTCAGCTTCATGATGATCGGCGCTGCGGTCGGCGCGATGGTCGCCGGCTGGCTGTCCGGCCACCTCGGCCGCAAGCGCTCGCTGATCCTCGGTGCGGTGCTGTTCGTGGCCGGCTCGATCCTCTGCGGCATGGCCTGGAATCCGGAGGTGCTGATCGTCGGCCGCTTCATCCTCGGCGTGGCGATCGGCCTGGCCAGCTTCACCGCGCCGCTGTACCTGGCCGAGATCGCGCCGGAGCAGATCCGCGGCGCGATGATCTCGCTGTACCAGCTGATGATCACCATCGGCATCCTGGTCGCCTTCCTGTCCGATACGGCGTTCAGCTACTCGGGCAACTGGCGCTGGATGCTCGGCATCATCGCGGTCCCCGGCGCGCTGTTCCTGCTCGGCGTGTTCTTCCTGCCGTACAGCCCGCGCTGGCTGATGATGCGCGGCCGTCGTGCCGAGGCCGAGCAGGTGTTGCTCAAGCTGCGCGGCAACCCGGTGGAGATCAACAAGGAGCTGAGCGACATCGAGGAACAGCTCAAGGTGCCGCAGCGCGGCGTGCACATGTTCTTCCAGAACGCCAATTTCCGCCGCTCGGTGGGCCTGGGCGTGCTGCTGCAGGTGATGCAGCAGCTGACCGGCATGAACGTGGTGATGTACTACGCCCCGCGCATCTTCGAGGGCATGGGCTACAACACCGAGTCGCAGCTGTGGTTCACCGCCATCGTCGGCCTGGTCAACGTGCTGGCCACCTTCATCGCCATCGCCTTCGTCGACAGGCTCGGCCGCAAGCCGATCCTCTACGCCGGTTTCGTGGTGATGACGATCGGCCTGGGCGTGGTCGGCACGATGATGCACCTGGGCATCCACACCCATGCCGAGCAGTTCTTCACCGTCGCCATGCTGCTGATCTTCATCGTCGGCTTCGCGATGTCGGCCGGCCCGCTGATCTGGACGCTGTGCTCGGAGATCCAGCCGCTGAAGGGGCGCGACTTCGGCATCGGCTGCTCCACCCTCACCAACTGGGTGGCCAACGCCATCGTCGGCTGGTCGTTCCTGCCGCTGCTCAACGGCATCGGCGAGGCGCGCACCTTCTGGCTGTATGCCGCCTTCAATGCAGTGTTTATCGTCTTCACGTTCTGGCTGGTGCCGGAAACCAAGGGCGCCACGCTGGAAGAAATCGAGCGCAACCTGATGGCCGGCAAGCGACTGCGCGAGATCGGCCGCTGA
- the dgoD gene encoding galactonate dehydratase: MKITRLTTYLVPPRWCFVRIETDAGVVGWGEPVVEGRAHTVAAAVDELSDYLVGQDPRRVEDLWNVMYRGGFYRGGPILMSAIAGIDQALWDIKGKALGVPVHELLGGRVRDRIRVYSWIGGDRPGDTARAARAAVERGFTAVKMNATEELHFVDTYDKVTRLLENVQAVRDAVGPEVGLGLDFHGRVHKPMAKVLMRELAPYKLMFIEEPVLSDHLEALPELASLSPAPIALGERLYSRYDFKRVLQMGGVDIIQPDPSHAGGITETRKIAAMAEAYDVALALHCPLGPIALAANLQLDGVCHNAFIQEQSLGIHYNAANDLLDYVTDRGVFAYEDGYVTIPDGPGLGIEVNETYVAERAEVGHRWRNPLWRHADGSVAEW; encoded by the coding sequence ATGAAGATCACCCGACTCACCACGTACCTGGTGCCACCGCGCTGGTGCTTCGTGCGCATCGAGACCGATGCCGGCGTCGTGGGCTGGGGCGAACCGGTCGTCGAAGGGCGCGCGCACACCGTGGCGGCGGCCGTGGACGAGCTGTCGGATTACCTGGTCGGGCAGGACCCGCGCCGGGTCGAGGACCTGTGGAACGTGATGTACCGCGGCGGCTTCTACCGCGGCGGTCCGATCCTGATGAGCGCGATCGCGGGCATCGACCAGGCGCTGTGGGACATCAAGGGCAAGGCGCTGGGCGTGCCGGTGCACGAGCTGCTCGGCGGCCGCGTGCGCGACCGCATCCGCGTCTACTCGTGGATCGGCGGCGACCGCCCGGGCGACACCGCCCGCGCGGCCAGGGCGGCGGTGGAGCGCGGCTTCACCGCGGTGAAGATGAACGCCACCGAAGAGCTGCACTTCGTCGACACCTACGACAAGGTCACCCGCCTGCTGGAGAACGTGCAGGCGGTGCGCGACGCGGTGGGTCCGGAGGTCGGCCTGGGCCTGGACTTCCACGGTCGCGTGCACAAGCCGATGGCCAAGGTGCTGATGCGCGAGCTGGCGCCGTACAAACTGATGTTCATCGAGGAACCGGTGCTGTCCGACCACCTCGAGGCCCTGCCGGAACTGGCCTCGCTGTCGCCGGCGCCGATCGCGCTGGGCGAGCGGCTGTACTCGCGCTACGACTTCAAGCGCGTGCTGCAGATGGGCGGCGTGGACATCATCCAGCCCGACCCCTCGCACGCGGGCGGCATCACCGAGACGCGCAAGATCGCGGCGATGGCCGAAGCCTACGACGTGGCGCTGGCACTGCATTGCCCGCTGGGCCCGATCGCGCTGGCGGCGAACCTGCAGCTGGACGGCGTGTGCCACAACGCCTTCATCCAGGAGCAGAGCCTGGGCATCCACTACAACGCAGCGAACGACCTGCTCGACTACGTCACCGACCGCGGCGTGTTCGCCTACGAGGACGGCTACGTGACCATTCCCGACGGCCCCGGCCTGGGCATCGAGGTGAACGAGACCTACGTGGCCGAGCGGGCCGAGGTCGGCCACCGCTGGCGCAATCCGCTGTGGCGCCATGCCGACGGCAGCGTCGCCGAATGGTGA
- a CDS encoding 2-dehydro-3-deoxygalactonokinase — MIGLDWGTSSLRAYRLDADGAVAEVRARPWGIRQLPEGGFDAALADVTAGWPALPRLACGMVGSRNGWCEVPYLDLPADAAALGRALHPFAAGDGGALYLVPGLRNPRGPDVMRGEETQLFGALARDPSLAAHATFVLPGTHSKWASVRDGAVVDFSTAMTGELFALLRRHSILGAGIGEGAADPEAFARGVIAARDSGAAGGLSRLFSARALMLDGALAPSAVPDYLSGLLLGEELRAQLASGRFGTDAPIQLIGDAALCARYRAAAVHFDLCFAEPLADIVAAGLWQLAVAAGRVADPLVVVPKEARSC; from the coding sequence CTGATCGGACTCGACTGGGGCACCAGCAGCCTGCGCGCCTACCGGCTCGATGCCGATGGCGCGGTGGCCGAGGTGCGAGCGCGTCCGTGGGGCATCCGCCAGTTGCCGGAGGGCGGCTTCGACGCCGCACTGGCCGACGTCACCGCCGGCTGGCCCGCACTGCCGCGGTTGGCCTGCGGCATGGTCGGCAGCCGCAACGGCTGGTGCGAGGTGCCGTACCTGGACCTGCCGGCCGACGCCGCCGCGCTGGGGCGTGCGCTGCATCCGTTTGCTGCCGGCGACGGTGGGGCGCTGTACCTGGTGCCCGGCCTGCGCAACCCGCGCGGTCCGGACGTGATGCGCGGCGAGGAGACCCAGCTGTTCGGCGCGCTGGCCCGCGATCCGTCGCTGGCGGCGCATGCGACGTTCGTGCTGCCCGGGACGCACAGCAAGTGGGCCAGCGTGCGCGACGGCGCCGTGGTCGATTTCAGCACCGCGATGACCGGCGAGCTGTTCGCGCTGCTGCGCCGGCACTCGATCCTCGGCGCCGGCATCGGCGAAGGCGCGGCGGATCCGGAGGCGTTCGCGCGTGGCGTGATCGCCGCCCGCGACAGCGGTGCGGCCGGCGGTCTGTCGCGGCTGTTCTCCGCCCGCGCGCTGATGCTCGACGGCGCGCTGGCGCCGTCCGCGGTGCCGGATTACCTCTCCGGCCTGCTGCTCGGCGAGGAGCTGCGCGCGCAGCTCGCCAGCGGCCGCTTCGGTACTGACGCGCCGATCCAGCTGATCGGCGATGCAGCGCTCTGTGCGCGCTACCGCGCCGCCGCCGTGCATTTCGATCTTTGCTTTGCCGAGCCGTTGGCCGACATCGTCGCCGCAGGGCTCTGGCAGCTTGCTGTCGCCGCCGGACGGGTGGCCGATCCTCTCGTCGTGGTGCCGAAGGAGGCCCGCTCATGCTGA
- a CDS encoding 2-dehydro-3-deoxy-6-phosphogalactonate aldolase, with amino-acid sequence MLTPWLTPLPLVAILRGLLPEESVAIGQALASAGFRVLEVPLNSPRPYDSIRRLVDALGDGYLVGAGTVMTPAQVDEVAAAGGRLIVMPHADTVVIRAAKARGLVCVPGVATPTEAFAAIAAGADGLKLFPAEQASPKVLKAWRAVLPPDLPVLPVGGIAPDTMAPWVAAGAQGFGIGSALFAPGLDATEIERRARRFADAWAALATPPQESAA; translated from the coding sequence ATGCTGACCCCCTGGCTCACCCCGCTGCCGCTGGTGGCGATCCTGCGCGGCCTGCTGCCGGAGGAATCCGTGGCCATTGGCCAGGCGCTGGCCAGCGCCGGGTTCCGCGTGCTCGAGGTGCCGCTGAATTCGCCGCGGCCGTACGACAGCATCCGCCGGCTGGTCGATGCGCTGGGCGACGGCTACCTGGTGGGCGCCGGCACCGTGATGACGCCGGCGCAGGTCGACGAGGTCGCCGCGGCCGGTGGCCGGCTGATCGTGATGCCGCATGCCGACACCGTGGTGATCCGCGCCGCCAAGGCCCGCGGACTGGTCTGCGTGCCCGGCGTGGCGACGCCGACCGAAGCCTTCGCCGCGATCGCCGCCGGTGCCGACGGACTGAAGCTATTCCCCGCCGAGCAGGCCTCGCCGAAGGTGCTCAAGGCCTGGCGCGCCGTGCTGCCGCCGGACCTGCCGGTGCTGCCGGTCGGAGGCATCGCGCCCGACACCATGGCGCCGTGGGTCGCCGCCGGTGCGCAGGGCTTCGGCATCGGCTCGGCGCTGTTCGCCCCGGGCCTCGACGCTACCGAAATCGAACGACGGGCCCGCCGGTTTGCCGACGCGTGGGCCGCCCTTGCCACACCGCCCCAGGAAAGCGCCGCATGA